In Crinalium epipsammum PCC 9333, the following are encoded in one genomic region:
- a CDS encoding methyl-accepting chemotaxis protein, with product MTSSTDYAQEYQQAEKAYLQGNYNQAAEIVDQLVQKLPDDPSSHLLRGHIYCYGLQQYDVAEQQYDLVKTLTSEPEFLEYANNGLEYARACSTSADYAEQGGAIEEAPAHQNYTDEDANLAESSFTPYSEELETGYLGEFDLGEINFDDDSEQNFDQYGSSDHFSNPFNNRLDESPESSHIQEDFLDPFAFGQSPNNDSAIPSTGTDFNFNPIEESNDFFPMDAFADLDDDADGGETLFLNPPDAPNGKGFIITPADTLDTTPDPTDAFHQDDLGNSYDFESHVDPNATDYGNSNGNYSNAPPSNHFPSERPVYEDETLLMRAEDLENTFAAPSGNFATDYQPGSEDTNLFVVDEYDSEEATQHFSSAQNGFTPPEAFDFDAFDEAFASDVDDPVSGFGDSTAIPAHQTQAGFLDAFDDFDDFGSISDFDPAGQDGLDLSAGFGRSDTRGFSSTNTTGGLGATVPSKIGGDEDEIFSITSTSGIGSGKGENLPSFTQSSAGHVEPNVTVDQSWLAPFENAPLNKKNLITAAAAGIVSAVAVATVSFMAGTTAPKASQATLIPQLRNTSVLMTLAAGFASFGTTLFLGRVATKQLSRSTSNLQAQFEEICQGNLNARATVYSEDDFGRLATGFNQMGHVMMTTIGELQRKAIELEQAKEDLQRQVIRLLDDVEGAARGDLTVQAEVTADVLGAVADSFNLTIQNLRQIVQQVKVAAKQVNKGSKDSEVFARNLSSDALRQAEELAVTLNSVQVMTDSIKRVADSAKEAEEVARTASATALKGGEAVERTVAGILEIRETVAETTRKVKRLAESSQEISKIVALISQIASRTNLLALNASIEAARAGEAGRGFAIVADEVRQLADRSAKALKEIEQIVLQIQSETGSVMTAMEEGTQQVIQGTRLAEQAKRSLDDIIQVSNRIDALVRSITADTVEQTETSQSVAHVMQSVELTAQETSQEAQRVSGALGNLHGVAQDLLNSVERFKVDADGK from the coding sequence ATGACATCAAGTACAGATTATGCACAGGAATATCAACAGGCAGAAAAAGCCTACTTACAAGGCAACTATAATCAGGCAGCCGAAATCGTAGACCAATTAGTACAGAAGTTACCTGATGATCCCAGTAGTCATCTACTCAGAGGTCATATTTACTGCTATGGGTTACAACAGTATGATGTCGCCGAGCAACAATACGATTTGGTCAAGACGCTGACCTCGGAGCCGGAGTTTCTGGAGTATGCCAACAATGGTTTAGAATATGCTAGAGCTTGCAGCACATCAGCCGACTATGCCGAACAGGGCGGTGCGATCGAAGAAGCTCCAGCCCATCAAAATTACACAGACGAAGACGCAAATTTAGCTGAATCTTCATTTACCCCATATAGCGAAGAACTCGAAACAGGGTACTTGGGTGAATTTGATTTAGGGGAAATCAATTTTGATGATGACTCTGAGCAGAATTTTGACCAATACGGTTCATCCGATCACTTTAGCAATCCGTTTAACAATAGACTCGACGAGTCTCCAGAAAGTAGTCATATTCAAGAAGATTTTTTAGATCCATTTGCTTTTGGTCAATCGCCAAATAATGATTCGGCAATTCCGAGTACGGGAACTGATTTTAACTTCAATCCCATTGAGGAATCAAACGACTTTTTCCCAATGGATGCTTTCGCAGATCTAGACGACGATGCAGATGGTGGTGAAACATTATTTCTTAATCCGCCAGATGCCCCTAATGGTAAGGGTTTTATAATAACTCCAGCCGATACACTTGACACTACACCTGACCCAACAGATGCTTTTCATCAAGATGACTTAGGGAACTCCTACGACTTTGAATCTCACGTAGACCCCAACGCAACAGATTATGGTAATTCCAATGGCAACTACAGTAATGCGCCGCCATCAAATCACTTTCCCTCAGAACGTCCCGTCTATGAGGATGAAACGCTCTTGATGAGAGCGGAAGATCTGGAGAATACATTTGCTGCGCCTTCAGGGAATTTTGCAACTGATTACCAACCTGGGTCTGAGGATACAAATCTATTTGTAGTTGATGAATACGACTCAGAGGAAGCAACGCAACATTTTTCATCGGCACAGAATGGGTTTACACCTCCAGAAGCGTTTGACTTTGATGCTTTTGACGAAGCTTTTGCCAGTGATGTAGATGATCCTGTTAGCGGTTTTGGTGATAGTACAGCAATTCCCGCTCATCAAACTCAAGCAGGCTTTTTGGACGCATTTGATGATTTTGACGATTTTGGTAGTATTTCTGATTTTGATCCCGCAGGTCAAGATGGATTAGATTTATCTGCTGGATTTGGAAGGTCGGATACTAGGGGTTTTAGTTCAACAAATACCACTGGAGGATTGGGAGCAACTGTACCGAGTAAAATCGGTGGTGACGAGGATGAAATATTTAGTATTACTAGCACCTCTGGCATCGGATCGGGAAAAGGGGAAAATTTACCTAGCTTTACCCAATCATCAGCAGGTCACGTAGAACCAAATGTTACTGTTGACCAAAGTTGGTTGGCTCCCTTTGAAAATGCCCCCCTGAATAAAAAAAATTTGATTACGGCGGCGGCGGCGGGAATTGTCTCGGCAGTTGCGGTAGCAACTGTCAGCTTTATGGCAGGCACCACAGCACCGAAAGCTAGTCAAGCTACTTTAATTCCTCAACTTCGTAACACTAGCGTCTTGATGACTTTAGCTGCTGGGTTTGCCAGTTTTGGTACAACTTTATTTTTAGGGCGAGTTGCTACCAAACAATTGAGCCGTTCAACATCAAATTTACAAGCACAGTTTGAGGAAATTTGTCAAGGAAATCTCAACGCCAGAGCAACAGTTTATTCAGAGGACGATTTTGGTCGGTTAGCGACTGGATTCAACCAAATGGGTCACGTGATGATGACAACCATCGGCGAGTTGCAGCGCAAAGCGATCGAACTAGAGCAGGCGAAGGAAGATTTGCAACGGCAAGTAATTCGACTACTGGATGATGTAGAAGGAGCAGCACGCGGCGATTTGACTGTACAAGCAGAAGTGACAGCAGACGTTTTGGGTGCAGTAGCAGACTCGTTTAACTTGACAATTCAAAACTTGCGGCAAATTGTCCAACAGGTGAAGGTTGCAGCTAAACAAGTGAATAAGGGTTCTAAAGATAGTGAGGTGTTCGCTCGTAACTTGTCTTCAGATGCTTTGCGGCAGGCGGAAGAATTAGCTGTTACGCTTAACTCAGTGCAAGTGATGACTGACTCGATTAAGCGGGTGGCTGACAGTGCCAAAGAAGCAGAGGAAGTAGCACGTACAGCTTCTGCAACTGCCCTGAAAGGTGGTGAGGCAGTAGAACGTACGGTGGCTGGGATTTTGGAAATTAGGGAGACGGTGGCAGAAACTACCCGTAAGGTGAAGAGATTAGCAGAATCGTCCCAAGAAATTTCTAAGATTGTGGCATTGATTTCCCAAATTGCTTCTAGAACTAACTTGTTAGCTTTGAACGCGAGTATTGAAGCGGCTCGTGCAGGTGAAGCTGGTCGTGGGTTTGCAATTGTCGCCGATGAAGTGCGACAGTTGGCAGATAGGTCGGCGAAAGCTTTGAAAGAAATTGAACAGATTGTGTTGCAAATTCAAAGCGAAACTGGCTCAGTAATGACGGCAATGGAAGAAGGTACTCAGCAGGTAATTCAAGGGACAAGGTTAGCCGAACAAGCCAAGCGATCGCTCGATGATATTATTCAGGTATCGAATCGGATTGATGCTTTGGTGCGATCGATTACAGCAGACACCGTAGAGCAAACTGAAACATCACAATCAGTGGCTCACGTAATGCAATCAGTTGAATTGACGGCTCAAGAAACTTCTCAAGAAGCTCAACGAGTGTCAGGCGCATTGGGAAATTTACATGGTGTTGCCCAAGATTTGCTTAACTCTGTGGAACGATTTAAGGTGGATGCCGATGGCAAATAG
- a CDS encoding chemotaxis protein CheW, with product MVGNLDFLPGSGQDNSPEMQELQSPEGELHLRFYVPSENEFALPAIGIREIISTPPDRITAIPNASPLLLGTLNWRGQVIWVADLGQFLGDTATLNTDRAEIPVIVVEDQDTMIGLAVDRIFGTDWLDIEQIQMTTNVPDSMAPFLRGEWVKGEEHKKYLRLLDQLAILRSARWAA from the coding sequence ATGGTTGGCAATCTCGACTTTTTACCGGGCAGTGGTCAAGATAACTCACCAGAAATGCAGGAATTGCAAAGTCCTGAAGGTGAACTACATTTGCGGTTCTATGTACCTTCGGAAAACGAATTTGCTCTACCTGCGATCGGTATCCGAGAAATAATATCAACTCCACCAGATAGAATTACTGCTATTCCTAATGCTTCGCCATTACTTTTGGGAACTTTAAACTGGCGGGGACAAGTAATATGGGTTGCCGACTTGGGACAATTTCTTGGTGATACAGCTACTTTAAATACAGATAGAGCAGAAATTCCTGTGATTGTTGTCGAAGATCAAGACACTATGATTGGGTTAGCTGTTGATCGAATTTTTGGGACGGATTGGCTCGATATTGAACAAATTCAAATGACCACGAATGTTCCAGACAGTATGGCACCCTTCTTGCGGGGTGAGTGGGTTAAAGGCGAAGAACACAAAAAATATCTGAGATTACTAGACCAGTTAGCCATTCTACGTTCAGCACGGTGGGCAGCATGA
- a CDS encoding response regulator transcription factor yields the protein MSTVLVVEDSTAQRTMIKDLLKSSGLIVTEATDGVEALEQILKSRPDIVVLDIVMPRMNGYEVCRRLKADPKTQSVPIVMCSSKGEEFDRYWGMKQGADAYIAKPFQPTELIGTVKQLLRG from the coding sequence ATGAGTACAGTTCTGGTTGTAGAAGACAGTACCGCACAACGGACGATGATCAAAGACTTGCTAAAAAGTAGTGGGTTAATAGTTACTGAGGCAACTGATGGTGTCGAAGCCTTAGAACAAATCCTTAAATCTCGCCCAGACATAGTGGTCTTAGATATTGTCATGCCCAGGATGAATGGCTACGAGGTTTGTCGGCGGCTCAAAGCCGATCCCAAAACCCAAAGTGTTCCTATAGTGATGTGTTCTTCCAAAGGCGAAGAATTTGATCGCTATTGGGGAATGAAGCAGGGCGCAGATGCCTATATCGCCAAGCCATTTCAACCAACAGAACTAATTGGCACTGTTAAACAGCTACTACGAGGCTAG
- a CDS encoding response regulator: MQGTLNEIDIRSILQLIELGQRTGELLLEACAYPASSSRGDTNIFKASDRFPSHAGQFWLVFFINGQIAYAADNDGSLWRLRDYLRRYGVESALDQLQLPSIACNNAPEYGYLWALMEKHILTPAQGRSILQSMVNETLFDLLSLHQGFFIFEMGTALAPQLTTLEITPLLTKIMKQVQEWKQFHPYIQSPNQCPVIANREQLSVSLPQKAFATLNTCADGKTSLRQISRYLNRDILTVAGAIYPYIQKGWVQLLMKQDQKISNQNNQSQAIQTSTVTQIICIEDDVAIGKAVEYILQQHGYQVTVIKNPIKALTLAFELQPQLILCDIAMPSLDGYEICAMLRQSSDFRHTPLVMLTGMDGFIDRVRATMVGATDYLTKPFGESELLMLLEKYLGSKKRTNLKPTSLFPDLEQTIKDPDVRAG, encoded by the coding sequence ATGCAGGGAACATTAAATGAAATAGATATTCGCAGCATCCTGCAACTGATCGAGTTAGGTCAGCGAACTGGAGAGTTGCTTCTAGAAGCTTGCGCTTACCCTGCAAGTAGCTCCAGAGGCGACACAAATATTTTTAAAGCAAGCGATCGCTTTCCATCCCACGCAGGGCAGTTTTGGTTAGTCTTCTTTATCAACGGGCAAATTGCCTATGCTGCTGATAACGACGGAAGTTTGTGGAGGTTGCGCGACTACCTTCGTCGCTACGGTGTGGAATCAGCCCTAGATCAGTTGCAATTACCATCAATTGCCTGCAATAACGCACCTGAATATGGTTATTTATGGGCGCTAATGGAAAAACATATCCTGACACCAGCCCAAGGGCGTAGCATCCTCCAAAGCATGGTCAACGAAACGCTATTTGATTTACTTAGCCTGCACCAAGGATTTTTTATATTTGAAATGGGTACGGCATTAGCGCCGCAACTAACTACCTTAGAAATTACTCCTTTACTTACAAAAATTATGAAACAAGTACAGGAGTGGAAGCAATTTCATCCTTATATTCAATCTCCCAACCAATGTCCCGTAATTGCTAATCGCGAGCAATTAAGCGTCTCTCTGCCCCAAAAAGCCTTTGCCACCCTAAATACTTGTGCCGACGGCAAAACATCTCTACGCCAAATCAGCCGATATTTAAATCGAGATATTTTAACAGTAGCAGGCGCGATCTATCCTTATATACAAAAGGGATGGGTGCAACTGCTAATGAAACAAGATCAAAAAATCTCCAATCAAAATAATCAATCGCAAGCTATACAAACTTCTACAGTTACTCAAATTATTTGTATTGAGGATGATGTTGCTATTGGTAAAGCAGTGGAATATATCTTACAGCAGCATGGTTATCAAGTCACAGTGATTAAAAATCCCATTAAAGCATTAACTCTAGCCTTTGAACTACAGCCGCAACTAATCCTCTGTGACATCGCCATGCCTAGCTTGGATGGGTATGAAATTTGTGCAATGCTACGCCAGTCAAGTGATTTTCGGCACACACCCCTGGTCATGCTAACTGGCATGGATGGCTTCATTGACCGTGTGAGAGCCACAATGGTAGGAGCAACCGACTATCTAACTAAACCTTTTGGCGAAAGTGAATTATTAATGCTTTTAGAAAAATATTTAGGTTCAAAAAAAAGAACAAACTTAAAACCCACTAGCCTATTCCCCGATTTAGAGCAGACAATTAAAGATCCAGATGTCAGGGCAGGGTAA
- the gloA2 gene encoding SMU1112c/YaeR family gloxylase I-like metalloprotein, translated as MKTTGIHHVAIICSDYQKSKSFYVYTLGFTIIKETFRAARNSYKLDLQVGNGDRIELFSFPNPPARPSTPEACGLRHLAFKVNDINEAVADLQSHGVAVEDIRIDELTRKKFTFFKDPDNLPLEIYED; from the coding sequence ATGAAAACTACAGGTATTCATCACGTTGCTATCATCTGCTCTGACTATCAAAAGTCTAAAAGTTTTTATGTATATACGCTAGGATTTACGATCATAAAAGAAACTTTTCGAGCAGCTAGAAATTCTTACAAATTAGATTTGCAGGTTGGTAATGGCGATAGAATTGAACTGTTTTCTTTTCCTAATCCACCTGCAAGACCTAGTACTCCTGAAGCCTGCGGTTTAAGACATCTAGCTTTTAAAGTTAATGATATTAATGAAGCTGTTGCTGATTTGCAATCTCATGGTGTAGCTGTAGAAGATATTAGAATAGATGAATTAACCAGAAAAAAATTTACTTTTTTTAAAGATCCAGATAATTTACCTTTAGAAATTTATGAAGATTAG
- a CDS encoding cation diffusion facilitator family transporter, whose amino-acid sequence MNRANARSYVILSIGAAVITIALKFAAYYFTGSVGLFSDAAESLVNLAAALVAFWALTFAAQPPDAEHTFGHSKAEYFSSGVEGGLILIAAGSIAVSATNRLIHPQPIEQLGLGVGLSLVATAVNGGVATILLKAGRRLRSITLRADAHHLFTDVWTSFGVLLGLLLVKLTGWLILDPIIALVVAVNIVWVGVKLLRETAAGLLDSALPAESQKIITDVLAPYQQQGIVFHALRTRVAGSVQFVSFHVLVPGDWTVKRGHELCEEIELTISRVLPDTNVTTHLEPIEDPASWNDQDLYRRKNI is encoded by the coding sequence ATGAATAGAGCAAACGCACGTTCTTATGTAATTCTGTCAATTGGTGCAGCAGTAATTACGATCGCACTTAAATTTGCAGCTTATTACTTTACGGGTTCTGTAGGCTTATTTTCTGATGCGGCTGAATCTTTAGTAAACTTGGCTGCTGCATTAGTTGCATTTTGGGCGCTAACTTTTGCTGCACAACCGCCTGATGCTGAACATACATTTGGACATTCTAAAGCTGAATACTTCTCTAGTGGCGTGGAAGGTGGACTGATATTGATCGCCGCAGGGAGTATTGCTGTATCAGCAACTAATCGTCTAATTCATCCCCAACCTATCGAGCAGTTGGGGTTAGGCGTAGGACTTTCTTTAGTAGCAACAGCAGTTAATGGTGGAGTTGCTACTATCTTATTAAAAGCTGGTCGTCGCTTACGATCAATTACTTTACGCGCAGATGCACATCACCTATTCACAGATGTTTGGACTTCTTTTGGTGTTTTACTAGGGTTATTGCTAGTAAAACTTACAGGTTGGCTGATACTTGACCCGATAATTGCTTTAGTTGTTGCTGTTAATATTGTTTGGGTAGGGGTGAAGTTACTACGCGAAACTGCTGCTGGGTTATTGGATAGCGCACTTCCGGCAGAATCACAAAAAATTATTACTGATGTATTAGCACCTTATCAACAACAAGGGATTGTGTTTCATGCTTTGCGAACCCGTGTAGCTGGTTCAGTGCAATTTGTGTCTTTCCACGTGCTTGTACCTGGGGATTGGACAGTAAAGCGTGGTCATGAATTGTGCGAAGAGATTGAGTTAACAATTAGTAGAGTATTACCTGATACTAATGTTACTACTCATTTAGAACCTATAGAAGATCCGGCATCGTGGAATGACCAAGATTTGTATCGTAGAAAGAATATCTAG
- a CDS encoding branched-chain amino acid ABC transporter permease: protein MDAQLLVNGIAVGSIIALAAVGLTLTYGILRLSNFAHGDFMTLGAYLTWLANRSGVNIWLSMILGAAVTVGAMLLCEKVLWKPMRDRRADGTTLIIISIGLALFIRNGIILIWGGDNQSYDLPIASALSIAGLRIPQNQLIVMGLAVVAIVGLHFLLQNTKIGKAMRAVADDIDLARVTGINVERVVLWTWVITGVFTALGGSMYGLVTGVRPNMGWFLILPMFASVILGGIGNPYGAIAGALVIGIAQELSVPFLGSQYKLGVALLIMVLILLFRPQGLFKGTI, encoded by the coding sequence ATGGATGCACAATTACTTGTGAATGGGATTGCGGTGGGCAGTATTATTGCTCTCGCGGCTGTGGGATTAACGCTTACTTATGGGATTTTGCGGCTTTCCAACTTTGCTCACGGCGACTTTATGACATTGGGTGCTTATCTCACTTGGTTAGCTAATAGAAGTGGGGTAAATATCTGGCTATCAATGATTTTAGGTGCGGCTGTTACTGTTGGGGCAATGTTGTTGTGTGAAAAGGTGCTGTGGAAGCCTATGCGCGATCGCCGTGCGGATGGTACTACCCTAATTATTATTTCCATCGGGCTTGCCTTATTTATCCGCAATGGCATCATCTTGATTTGGGGAGGAGATAACCAATCCTACGATTTACCCATTGCTTCTGCTTTATCAATTGCGGGGCTAAGGATACCTCAAAATCAGCTTATTGTGATGGGTTTAGCTGTAGTGGCAATTGTGGGGCTACACTTTTTGCTGCAAAATACCAAAATTGGTAAAGCGATGCGGGCTGTAGCGGATGATATTGATTTAGCGCGTGTAACAGGGATTAACGTTGAGCGCGTGGTGTTGTGGACTTGGGTAATTACGGGTGTTTTTACCGCATTGGGAGGGTCAATGTATGGACTTGTTACAGGTGTACGCCCGAACATGGGTTGGTTTTTGATTTTACCGATGTTCGCATCTGTAATTTTGGGTGGAATTGGCAACCCTTACGGTGCGATCGCAGGTGCTTTGGTAATTGGTATCGCCCAAGAACTTAGCGTCCCTTTCCTGGGGTCACAATACAAGTTGGGGGTGGCACTCCTAATTATGGTTTTAATACTGCTGTTCCGTCCCCAGGGCTTGTTTAAAGGCACTATTTAA
- the psaX gene encoding photosystem I protein PsaX: MTAQAKKPTGSVTKTSNPPYPFRTTVLLILLAGNFLVAGIYFHLINP; the protein is encoded by the coding sequence ATGACTGCTCAAGCAAAGAAACCTACAGGTTCTGTTACCAAAACCAGCAATCCTCCCTACCCCTTTCGTACCACCGTTTTACTCATATTGTTAGCTGGTAACTTCTTGGTTGCAGGAATTTACTTCCACCTGATTAATCCGTAG